The sequence CCTTAACAGGCACTACAATGACAACGGATGCGCAGGGTAATGTTGTTCTTTCAAACCAATATGAAACACTTGTACTTGGTAAAAACGCAGGATATGCAATTACCTCTCTTGTGGATAATTCAAGTGATACTCAGATGATTTCAGGTCCATCAAATGACATTGAGTATTATGAAGACACAGGAGATATGTGGTCGATTGGGTCCGAACCCGATGCCGGTTTTGTATTTACACCCATATATGCTCTTTCACAAACCACATCAACCTACACCGTTTTAGCAAACGGTCCCGTCTTTACAGAGGTTCAGGTCAAAACGAATGGACTCTACGGCAGCGTAATACGTACATATACAATGTATAAATCTTTAAAGAGGATTGACATGTCGACAACCTTGGCCGCTCCAACCGGAACAACAATTGCCGCGGTGTTTAGCACAACGATAAGCAGCGGCATAGATCGGATGGCCATACCTTACGGTATTATTCAAAGGCCGTTTAAATCCATGTACACGCCACAATTCTGGCCAGGAGTAGAGTGGGTTGATCTGTTAAATCCCACTACCAATGCGGGCGTTGCTATGTTTGATATCGGCAATGAGATGTGGTCATTTAATGATAAAGGCACTATAGTGATGGGGCTTGTGAGAAACCCGCCTACGGATACTAGCTGCGGATTAAAAGGCGCGTGCGGGACGGACAATGATACGCACACACTTGATTACGCGTTACTATCGCATGCATCGGGCAGCTTTGATGTCCGTGAAGGATACGCATTCAGCTCGCCTTTGACAGCAACAGTAACATCGGTACATAACGGCACTTTACCGTTATCTTACAGCCTTGCATCGTCAAATGATACAAATGCCCTGATTACCGCGGTTAAAGAATCAAAGAATAATAATGGCATTATTCTCAGGCTGTTCAGGCTTACGCCATCTCCATCTCAGACTTCGATTACTGTTACTGATAGCAATATCAACATATCAGGTGCGATGACAGACGATAGCTTTGAGGATCCAATTGGTAAACCGGTCATAAAGGGTTCTACAATAAGTCTTGATATGACTGGCACAATTTCTACCTTGTTTTTGCCGTCAAAGTGATATCTTTATCATAAGATATAAATCGACTTTAAAAGGGTATATAAATCATTGAGTAGTTTTTATTGAACAATCTCTTGCCTTGAGCTATTAAAATGGTAAGAGGTTAATATGGCATCGGTAAGAATAGCACTTGCTCAGATAAACTGTCATGTTGGTGCGATTGATAAAAATGTAGACAAGATTAAGCTGTATATAGATGAGGCAAAAAAACGGCATGCAGATATTATCGCATTTCCGGAGCTTTCTATAACAGGCTATCCGCCGGAAGATCTATTATTAAAACCAGGGTTTGTAAAAGATAATATAAAAGCGCTTTCAGAGGTCGTAAGATACTCAACAGGGATTAATACGGTTGTTGGTTTTGTAGAGCTTGCCGGTGACCTTTATAATTCAGCAGCTTTTATACATGACGGGAAGCTCGTTTGCACACATAAAAAGGTATTCCTTCCTAACTATGGTGTATTCGATGAATACAGATATTTCCAAAGAGGCACATCCTATCCTGTCATATCATTTGATAATACAAAAATCGGCATGAATGTGTGCGAAGATATTTGGTATCCGGACGGCCCTGTTCTTTACCAGGCACTCGGCGGAGATGCCGAACTCATAATAAATATAAATGCATCTCCGTACCATTCCGGTAAGCAGATTGAAAGAGAGCGCATGCTTGCAACAAGGGCACAGGATAACGCCGTTAGTATTGCCTATGTAAACATGATCGGGGGCCAGGATGAATTGGTTTTTGATGGAGGGAGTGTGATACTATCCGAATCTGGAGAGGTAATCGCAAGGGCTCATCAATTCGAAGAAGCATTGCTTGTTGCTGATGTCGATTTGAGCAGTGTTTTAAGAACAAGGCTGCATGATCCAAGGAGGAGAGAGAATAAACTTGGTTTCGGCACCGACTCTTTACTCGATGAGTATGATGTCAATGCCGGAATTACAGATAAACCAGACAGGATAAAAAATGTGATAAACCCATTGTGTGAACCTTATGAAGAACTTTACAAAGCCATAGTAACAGGAACAAGGGATTATGTGATTAAGAATGGATTTAAAAAAGTAGTTATTGGTTTAAGCGGAGGTATAGATTCGTCTCTTGTCGCATGCCTGTCTACTGATGCGATTGGGAAAGAAAATGTTATTGGTGTGTTCATGCCGTCCATGTTTAGTTCAAAAGAAAGCGAAGAGGATGCGGCATTACTTGCAAAAAATCTTGGAATAGGCTTCAGGATTATCCCTATAACTGATATGTTTAAAGCATACATAAAGGCATTTGAACCCCTGTTCAAGGGCTTAGAATCCGATATTACCGAAGAAAATATTCAAGCGCGTATAAGGGGCAATCTGCTGATGGCACTCTCAAATAAATTTGCATGGCTTGTCTTAACAACAGGTAATAAATCGGAGATGAGTGTAGGTTTCGCAACCCTTTATGGAGACATGGCAGGAGGTTATGCCGTATTAAAGGATGTCTTTAAAGACGGCGTTTACGGGCTTGCAAGATATAAAAATAAGGCAGCAGGCAAAAATATAATCCCTGACAGGGTCCTTGTTAAGCCGCCGACAGCAGAACTAAGGCTTAACCAGAAAGATGAGGATTCATTACCGCCTTATCCTGTTCTTGATCCAATTTTAAAGATGCTTATAGAAGAGGATATGAGTGTTGAGGATACCGTGTCGGCAGGCTATCCGAAGGAAACTGTGATAAAGGTTCAACATCTTATAGATGGCAGTGAATATAAAAGAAGACAGTCTCCACCGGGTGTAAAGGTTACAAAAAAAGCGCTTGGTAAAGATAGAAGAATGCCTATAACAAACAGTTATAAAGAATTATTTTAATTGCAGATGGAGCAGGGCAGGGGAATGATAAAGCGAAGTGGATCAGAATACACCTTATAGTATCATTACCCGTACGGACTTAATCTTTTAACTGCATACATTTTATCCGGGAGTTAAAATGGTTTCTGAAAATAAGGAGGTTTAAATATGTTTATAGTATCAAAACTTTTTACATCATGGTTCTTATTACCAGGGTTGTTTGTAACATTACTGTTTTTAACGGCGATTTCTTTGTTTAAAAAAAAGAACAAGGGTATTGCATTAATAATGTTGTTCTTTGCGGGTTTAATCTATTGTGCAAGTATTGAACCATTATCAGATAAATTTATAATTCCTCTTGAAAATAGATATAACCAGTTGAATCTTAAAGATATATCAGAACATGATGTGTATGTCGTATTAGGCGGAGGTGTCTATGATAATTCACCTGATCTTAACAAAACAGGTTCTCCATCGGGAGACACACTTGCCAGGATTGTTTATGCATACAGACTTTACAGATTCCAGGCTTTACCGATAATTGTAAGCAGTGGAAAAGGATTTGCCTGTAAAAAATCGGAAGCACCAATCATGGAAAGATACTTAATGCAAATGGGCGTACCCGAGAAAGACATAATTATGGATTCAACAAGCAGAAACACCTATGAAAATGCAAAAGCAGTAAAACAGATTTGCGAAAAATTATCTTGTAAAAAGATCATCTTGATAACATCTGCATATCACATGCAAAGAGCGATGTACGCATTTAAGCATGTCGGTTTAAAAAATGTAATTCCTGCACCAACGGATTATAAGACCAATAGAAGTTGTTATAACTATATGAGTTACATGCCTGATATGGGAGCTTTTGTAAATACGGACAGGGCATTACATGAATACATTGGCTTGTTTTATTACAGTCTGCTTATAAGGATACAGCAATAGTTGACATAATATCTCTTATGGGAAGTAATATTATAGGGGTAAATCTGCGGTTCGCCCTGTTTTGAGCGACGCATTGCATGCCGTCCAGAAATTCCTATTCTATTACTTGAATTGATTGCAGGTTCTCATAACGCTTTTATTGAATAAAATTCAGGATACACTATTTTATTATTATCTTTTTTGCAGAGATGGAACGACAAACCTTGAATATAGGAATGATAATAACAGCCCCGCAAAAAACAGTATCGCTACGTATCCTGAGGCTGTAGTAAGTATTCCGAGTGTAAGTAATATGAATATTACGCCTGTAAAAAGCGGTAAGATGATCCCGCCACGAATTTTAAACACCCGTGGTGTATCCTTTTCTCGATACCTTAGACTTATAACAGAGAATGAGATCAAGCCGTACATAAGTGTTTCTATTGATGCAGCAACAAGGATAGGAACCAGAAATGCCTTTGGATGAAATGCGATAGTAACGGAAAAAACTGCTATAATAGAAAAAATGATAAGTAATGCAATCCATGGAGTGAAGTATTTTGAATGCAGTTTACTCATAAATTTAGGTAAACTGCCTTCCCTTGCGAGTGCATAAATAAGGCGTGAATTCCCCATAACACCTGCATTGAAAGTAGAAAGCGTAGCAAGAAAACTCACAAATATCATTACATATAGCCCAAATTCTCCTGCAATGGTTTTACCAAAGATAAGATGCGGTATGGGCGTGTGTGTAATTTCACTTAATCTATTTATCCCTATCATAGCATAAGAAAATAATGCAAATGTTATAGTAATTACAGCAACGGATATCGGTAATGAATATGGAAGTGTTGCCTGTCCGGAAGCGACCTCTTCTGCCAAAGGTGTTGTCCATTCGAAACCGGTATATATGAATATAGCTGTTGCAACGGCAGTAAAGAAACCATCAAACCCCTTGGGTGCAAACGGAACAGTGCTTATGTTGAACATGGGCGATAGAAATATGGCATACAACGACAAACCTATAATACCGGCCAATTTGATAACAACCAGCACATTCTCTACACTTCCCGCTATCTCTATACCTCTTATATTCATCAGTATGGCTATGACAAGGAATATAAGCACCCATAATTTAGCCGATAGATTTGGATCCATGTAATGAAGGACGGCAGAAAATACGTACGTTTCTGCAGAAGCTATGATTATAGAAAAAAATACATAAAATATTGTTATTGTAAGAGACAGTTGATCCCCGAAAGCCTTTTTGGTATACACACGCACCCCTGCTGCTGTTGGATACATGCCCGATAACTCTGCAAAAGCCAGGGAAACAAAGCCCGTAACAAGACCTGCAATAATAACAACAAAGATAATTGACCAGCCGCCAACCTGGGATGCAGACTTTACAAGTGCAGGGAAATCACTTGAAGCTAATGCAATACCAACACTTGCCGATATAAGCGTACCTATTCTTAATACTTTTTTAAGCTCTTGCTGCATCTTATTTCCAGACAATATCTACAATAGAATCAAGCACCATTTGATCCTTCTGTGACGAAAAAACCTTCAATGTTCCATCAAGGTATAATCGTGAGGGATTTGCCTTGCCTATAAAGATATCATTGATAACATCCGCAAGTGCTGACAAAACGATATCTGCATTCGGGGTATCTTCCAGCTTAACTTCAACGACCGTCCCCTTCTCTACCTTTAATGTTGCTACCGCGTCAGGATCTTTTGTTTTTACAACAATTAGTTTCGTCCAGCCCTTCAGGATTTTTTTTAATGTTGCATTTTCATTTACTTTTTTTACGAATGTATTAAGCGTGTTTACCAGGGTTTCTATAGTTACCATAGCGCCTCCTTACATCTCTTCAATCTCTATATCTCTTTTTTTCAGTTCTTCTATAAATTGCTCCGGCGGGATGCATGCCTCGGGAGGTATTACTCCTGTCTGTTTTATCATGCCTTTTGCCATTATCTGGGCACCTATTGACGCTGGTATGCCCGTTAATCTGCTCATACTGTCAATAGCACCCCACGAGTAAGTTTTCCGTTTACCATTTTTAGTTCCATGAACATCCACTCTCAACCCCGATACCGGGAGCGGTTTGTCTTTTGACCCAAAGATGTTTGAAAGTACAACCAGATCCCCGGTTAAAAATTCAGCGACAGCATGAAGTTTTTTTTCGGTGGCAATTGCTTCGGTATCAGCGAAAAACTTTCCAAGCTTATTGATGTCCTTTGGTAACAGGACACCTTTTAATATAACGTTTTTTATATCCTTGATGTATCTCGGAATTGTCAGAGGTTCAGGATGTCCCACATAATAGGCGTTCTGAACACCGATAGGATCGGGGAAACGAACGTCCTCATTCCCTGAAAGTGCATTGACATCTATCCATTGAAAGTCCTCATAACTCGGGGCGGTCCCCTGTATCACATGAAATACATGTTTGATCACCGCGAGCCCTTCCGAATCGGCAATAGAACCAACCCAGTATATATTGATGGATTCTACTTTATCAAGTTTACCGGCACCGTACCTTGCAAGCACATTTGTTATGCCGGGTGTCCAGCCCATGCCGATGAGCGCTGTAACCTTGTTTGCATGTGCCATATCACTATAGGAAAGCGCACGCTCCGTTGCATCATGGTCATCACAAATATCAACATAACCTACCCCTGCCGTGATTGCAGCAGGAAGAATGATCTTTTCATACTTATAAAAAGGGCCCACACAGTTAACAATAATATCGGCATTATTCAGTACTTCCAAAAGCTGATCCCTGTTGTTCACATCGCATTGCTGAACTTTTACATTTGAGAACCCCAGGGCATGTGCCTTTTTATCTGCAATATCTTTACGGTAATCTGCTATTACAACTGTGCTGTCTGTGGAAAACTGTGCAAGATCAGAAACAACCTCACTGCCCATATCACCCGCACCACCGAGAACAATAAACTTCATAAGATATCCTCCTTTCCGCCTTTTTCAGTCACTGGAGCATACATTACTTTTCTTTATATATAGATAAAAGCCATTAAATGCAATACATTTAATTTTAACTTGATAAACCATCCTGCAGCCTGCCAATGGCGGTTTGTTTGGATGCATATTGATGCAGTAAACGGGCTTTCCGATTACATTGATCGGGTTAAAACGAATCCTTTCAAGTTAAAAAGTACGAAGGAAAGATTAACAGCATACTGAGGGTTAGCATTGATGGCAGAATTCAATCACGGGATCGGATTACGGGAACTTCCCAATACACCCACAAAGAATGTAAGCTAACAGAGATGGCTATACAATAAAGAAGGGCGGTTCGAAAACCGCCCCTACTATTGAACTCCATTACTCCCTAATCGTCTTTACGGCGCCTGTTCTGTGATATAGCCGCTTCAGGTTTAAAAATTATGCAATTTTTTACCTTGTCAGCTTGAACATCATATGCATGGGATTGCTTATGTCCTGCACTACATAGTTATTCGGTATAGCCGTACTTGTACACTGTGGCGGACCACTCAATGTCTTGGACTGATCAACTGTGCCTACAAGTGTATTTGTATTTATCTGAGACACTGCAAGTTTTGTAATCTCATTGATAGAACAATTATATGATTGGTTTGATACAGGGTCGTATACACTTTCTGTCCGATAATCTGTGTAAACTTCAGAAGCGGATGTGTTTGATGAGTAGATCAATTCGCCAAACATGATTCTTGCAGCAGGATTGTGTCCATCAAAATCTATAAATGATGTGTTTGTATCAGTTGTTGGTGCAGATGACGGCAGTTGAGACGAAGTCATATTACCCCACAGATAGTTCCTATTTTCTATGCAATAGGTTGATGTCCGCTGGATCTGATAATATCCGTCTGCGTAGCACATCTGCTGACAGTTACCTGGTGTAAAAGGAACCTTATCCGATCCTCCCCAACCAGCAACATTTGTTACTGCTCCACATGTTATGTTTATACCTGCATTACATGCATTATTTGTGTTCATAATATTCGCGCTGAATGCAGCCTGCCATATATTATCATACGCAAATTGTAATGGTCCATCCGGTCTGACAAGTGTAACGGTTGTGCCACTTGGGCCTTGCCCCGTTGTTCCGGTTGTTGCTGCTACACCTTCTACACTTCCGCAGACAGTGTAATTTGCCTGTGAGTTCCATACACCCATGCCGTAGTGTCTCTTCCCGTCAGAGGAGAATATACCGCTTATACGATCAAGGTATAATGAAGATGGTACATCTTTAGATGGGCATGAATAAACAGGATCTCCCGCAGGCGATGTACATGTGAATGTCCATGTGCCTGTTGGGTCGAATGCAGTACCTGTGATACTGTTGCCTGTTACGCCGCCTACGCCCGCTACATTAACGACCGCCATGCCTGTACTCGGATCGACGGTGATTGTCCCGACATTTGCGTTGTCGGAAAGCATGATGCTGCCTGAGTAAGTGCCGGTCGATGTTCCAAGCCCTGCGAACAGCAAGTCAGCCACATGCTGGTCAGTTGAGTTAAGCACAAAACATCCAAAGGGTGTGAAAGACTTGATGGTTAGAGAGAA comes from Deltaproteobacteria bacterium and encodes:
- a CDS encoding NAD+ synthase, with amino-acid sequence MASVRIALAQINCHVGAIDKNVDKIKLYIDEAKKRHADIIAFPELSITGYPPEDLLLKPGFVKDNIKALSEVVRYSTGINTVVGFVELAGDLYNSAAFIHDGKLVCTHKKVFLPNYGVFDEYRYFQRGTSYPVISFDNTKIGMNVCEDIWYPDGPVLYQALGGDAELIININASPYHSGKQIERERMLATRAQDNAVSIAYVNMIGGQDELVFDGGSVILSESGEVIARAHQFEEALLVADVDLSSVLRTRLHDPRRRENKLGFGTDSLLDEYDVNAGITDKPDRIKNVINPLCEPYEELYKAIVTGTRDYVIKNGFKKVVIGLSGGIDSSLVACLSTDAIGKENVIGVFMPSMFSSKESEEDAALLAKNLGIGFRIIPITDMFKAYIKAFEPLFKGLESDITEENIQARIRGNLLMALSNKFAWLVLTTGNKSEMSVGFATLYGDMAGGYAVLKDVFKDGVYGLARYKNKAAGKNIIPDRVLVKPPTAELRLNQKDEDSLPPYPVLDPILKMLIEEDMSVEDTVSAGYPKETVIKVQHLIDGSEYKRRQSPPGVKVTKKALGKDRRMPITNSYKELF
- a CDS encoding YdcF family protein produces the protein MFIVSKLFTSWFLLPGLFVTLLFLTAISLFKKKNKGIALIMLFFAGLIYCASIEPLSDKFIIPLENRYNQLNLKDISEHDVYVVLGGGVYDNSPDLNKTGSPSGDTLARIVYAYRLYRFQALPIIVSSGKGFACKKSEAPIMERYLMQMGVPEKDIIMDSTSRNTYENAKAVKQICEKLSCKKIILITSAYHMQRAMYAFKHVGLKNVIPAPTDYKTNRSCYNYMSYMPDMGAFVNTDRALHEYIGLFYYSLLIRIQQ
- a CDS encoding APC family permease, giving the protein MQQELKKVLRIGTLISASVGIALASSDFPALVKSASQVGGWSIIFVVIIAGLVTGFVSLAFAELSGMYPTAAGVRVYTKKAFGDQLSLTITIFYVFFSIIIASAETYVFSAVLHYMDPNLSAKLWVLIFLVIAILMNIRGIEIAGSVENVLVVIKLAGIIGLSLYAIFLSPMFNISTVPFAPKGFDGFFTAVATAIFIYTGFEWTTPLAEEVASGQATLPYSLPISVAVITITFALFSYAMIGINRLSEITHTPIPHLIFGKTIAGEFGLYVMIFVSFLATLSTFNAGVMGNSRLIYALAREGSLPKFMSKLHSKYFTPWIALLIIFSIIAVFSVTIAFHPKAFLVPILVAASIETLMYGLISFSVISLRYREKDTPRVFKIRGGIILPLFTGVIFILLTLGILTTASGYVAILFFAGLLLSFLYSRFVVPSLQKR
- a CDS encoding SCP2 sterol-binding domain-containing protein, encoding MVTIETLVNTLNTFVKKVNENATLKKILKGWTKLIVVKTKDPDAVATLKVEKGTVVEVKLEDTPNADIVLSALADVINDIFIGKANPSRLYLDGTLKVFSSQKDQMVLDSIVDIVWK
- a CDS encoding saccharopine dehydrogenase NADP-binding domain-containing protein, with translation MKFIVLGGAGDMGSEVVSDLAQFSTDSTVVIADYRKDIADKKAHALGFSNVKVQQCDVNNRDQLLEVLNNADIIVNCVGPFYKYEKIILPAAITAGVGYVDICDDHDATERALSYSDMAHANKVTALIGMGWTPGITNVLARYGAGKLDKVESINIYWVGSIADSEGLAVIKHVFHVIQGTAPSYEDFQWIDVNALSGNEDVRFPDPIGVQNAYYVGHPEPLTIPRYIKDIKNVILKGVLLPKDINKLGKFFADTEAIATEKKLHAVAEFLTGDLVVLSNIFGSKDKPLPVSGLRVDVHGTKNGKRKTYSWGAIDSMSRLTGIPASIGAQIMAKGMIKQTGVIPPEACIPPEQFIEELKKRDIEIEEM